Below is a window of Impatiens glandulifera chromosome 2, dImpGla2.1, whole genome shotgun sequence DNA.
TGGACGTGCGACAATTATAATCCGTTTCGTGATTTTCGATCTGAATTGTCCCGTTATAAAGACGATTTTTTTGCCAATTAGACCTATAGTTGATCGCGAATGGGCGTGGATGGTAGTTGTATCCCTGTCCCGACCTTATTTCGATTCTGATctgaacactataaacacaattaaatatataaaatcaccgACATGTGTTATTTATtcgtttttttaagattttaagtttatctttttataataatatgaatttttaatatattatattaaaatatttgattatatatttgattacataattttttagttttttttagataatagggtataaaaagttatagatgaaaattaatatttgtcgGATAAAggaatttttttatcttgaaaattttttagattcaaaataattttgatacgACATTGTATTTTGAGACAACAATTATTGTGATATtcattactatttatttttattaattaggatATTGTTTTCAATGACACGTGAATTCTAATTGGAcacgaaaataaatgttaaaggtttaattcttatttaaaatgtcttaaatgGAAATGCGAGTCATGACTCATGAACTCATGATTATGGATGAcaattataatatgttttgtGATTTTCGATCAGAATTGTCCCGTTATAAATGCGGTTTTTTTTCCAATTAGACCTATAGTTGACCGCGAATGGGCGTGGATGGTAGTTGTGTCCCTGTCCCGACTCCATCCCGATCTCATTTCGATTTTCatccgaacactataaacacaattaaatatataaaatcacaaaatgtgttatttattcgttttttttttaattttaagtttatcttttataataatataaatttataatatattatattaaaaaaattgtttatatattttattgtatttttgtttttgtttttttagataaatggGTATACAAAGTGCCTACGaggattttcaaaaattaaacaaagatGGTAGTAAAACCCaatttctgaaaaaaaaatgtagtgaTAATGGAAAATACATTATCCACTCGATCTACTACGTTCCTTCTTAATATCATCTATAGTAATGACTGAGGATGTTATGttatcttattaaatttaaaaaaaagattattagcaaattaaaaaaacaattaaaaaaatatttattataattattattttgtaaaaggGGTGTTTCCGCCAGTTTATACACATGACTAATCTCTTATAAAAATAGCAGAAGATTGTTAggatttgtttatttgaaaaatctggaggattattgaaataattagaTTAGGtcataacttaattatttaaataatccattttgtaattattaatattttactttcctctttttatattatatattcctTCCTCCTCGCTGGTCATAAACCTATGTGATATTTATACTGCGGACTCTCCTCCCCATACATTCAATTGAATTCTTCTGCAGAGTCCAAATGAAGGaggaaagataaaatatatttatttgaaaaggtatatatttaatttgttatttgaaattaattttgtcatttatttgttttccttctgatatatttattttcttatgatttaggattttgttgaatttaaaatttatttatttattttttatacaaatataaatgataaattgatattatatatatattatataaaaataaatttaaatttaaaattaaacaagtatttgagtaatttttttaaatgattaaatgaataaaaaaaatgataagatagttaattttaagttattatCTCAacctaatcaaatattattttactccatttttatcaaattgcaactaaatttataaactaaaatattaaaatactatctatttattttttaaaagtttattatatcaatatatattaccactctttaaatatttttatcaaaaaataattcatatttttaaaatttatactaaacaagattattaaaattgtagatagattattctaataattcaattcaaaacAATGCATTAGTTgatcatatataaaaatgagCAAGGCCTCACATTTTTAATCCataatttgaaatttctattcctgaatttgaattttggcttcaaacttaattagatataatattgACTTAtgaatgtatattttaaaatcaaattaatgaaATTCTTCTCATTATTAATCACACGTAAAAACAGTGTTAATTAgatacaatattttaaagaatagtTTAATACAagttataacataatttataatgatttaatCAAACTATACTAAATATATGaacctaaaaatatttaaaaaataaaagaaaaatacatcCTTTAATGCTGAAGGTTAAAATTATAAGATCAGCCTAATTCACAAACATGAAACTTATAGACTTAACTGGctgcatatttttttttttataattaagatcaatatttttgattttgatgaaagTTCATTGTTTTGAACAAGCtcttcatatttaatattttgttataaaattataatttattctttatatagGATATTTTCACTTAATTATCAAAGTGATCAGTTACTTACTAtgcatttaatatatttaaatattttatatttatttaaaatatatatatttttgattcatTATGTATCTGTATTTTTATCCCCAAATAATCCAATTCACACAAACATCAAACAGGaccttattttaaaataagtaggtaagcttaattattataatattattttatatttaaaatttattaaaatattttaatatcttaattaataaatttaataataaaatatataaaatttgagtAAATGTATATTCATCctctattttgtattttaataaattttttttttttatatatatatatatatattaatgtatatatatatatatatatattaatgtcgattcatttaaaatataatttaatttgaaaagttgtattcttaatttattactaatatatCTCATTCATATAACTTAAagtgattataaaataaaaaataaaataaagtggcAAAAATTAGTGTATATATTCTattcttacttaaaaaaaaacactttaaattgaaattcaaataagacatattaaaaattattttttattatatatatattgaaataacatttattttgtttctagTTAGAacatatataaactaattatgaTATATTGTATAAATACTAACTTATTTGTTAAGgttgtaatttatatatatatatattttttttaaaattgtattttatattttgttataattatatttgttttgaattttatttttctgaataaaaatccaaattattttatcactttttgACCAACATGATGATAAtgacaaaatttgaaaaaaaaaatacttggtAAAAACTTTTCTTTCACCTTTTTTAACTTCAGTTATAATATACATatctttaaactttattttttattatttatacttaagaaagttttatttatatatttgttgacgagaaatttaaatataattctttttacatttacttattttttttagtaattttagAAAGTGAcgtaatattaattataataaaataataaaaaaagtcaattataatatatataaattttcaaaatcttaattagATAATGCATACCAAATTATCAATAAACATTTAATGATAAAGATTACAAATTCACATTGGATTACGTAACCACACctatttttcacatattttatttaatttacacAATCTACTATATTAGTATTACTATTATCTTAATCCACATTATGATGTAaccaaaagtaaataaaaaagaaaagtaaacaAACAGATAAGAAAGCAATCTCTAGTCACCATATTCACACCTACTAACCTATATTCAATTAATCTCATATCttccttctttctctctctatctagCTATTTAAGTCACTCTTGAGTCTTTACCCTTCCCACATCAATCTCACTCCCTCTTTCCCTCTTTCAGtttacaatattttcatatcTTGAAACAAACCATGGAGCTTACCTCCGAAAATGTGTCTGAAAAGGACCATCAACTACCGCCGGTCGAAAATACATCTAACCTCTTTAGCATAATAATCGTGTCCTCAATAGCCGCCGGCCTTCAGTTCGGTTGGGCTTTACAACTCTCTCTTTTAACACCCTATGTTCAACTTTTAGGTATTCCCCACCAATGGTCAGCATACATCTGGCTATGTGGGCCAATCTCCGGCTTAATCGTCCAACCGCTGGTCGGTTACTACAGCGATCGATGCACATCCCGGTTTGGCCGCCGCCGTCCGTTCATCGTCGGTGGTGCCTTCTTCGTGGCCATAGCCGTCTTCCTCATCGGATTCGCCGCCGATATCGGATACCTTGCCGGAGACATCTTGGAGCCTGGAAAGCCCCGACCCCGAGCCATAACCGTGTTCGTGGTCGGATTTTGGATCCTCGACGTGTCAAACAACACGTTGCAAGGACCCTGTCGAGCTTTTCTCGGAGATTTGTCTGGAGGAGACCCTAGTAAGACGAGAAGCTCAATGACGTGTTTCTCGTTCTTCATGGGGGTAGGGAACGTGTTGGGTTACGCAGCCGGAAGCTATGATAAGATTCACAAGTTGTTTCCGTTTTCTCAAACTCACGCGTGCGATCTTTATTGCGCAAACTTAAAAAGTTGTTTTTTCTTGACTATAATCCTGTTGGCTTCTGTAACCATAATAGCACTCATATTGGTTCCAGACAAGCAATGGACCCCACCAGAAAATGCCGACGAATCAGCTGAAAAGGACGGTGGTTGCTCGGTGCCGTTCTTCGGAGAACTAATAGATGCTTTGAAGATCTTACCTAGGCCCATGTGGTTCCTTCTAGTGGTGACATTTGTAAATTGGATGGCATGGTTTCCCTTTATTCTGTATGATACAGATTGGGTTGGGAAAGAAATCTACGGTGGGAAAGTCGGAGATTATGTTTATGACAAAGGAGTTCACGCCGGTGCAATGGGTTTGTTGCTGAATTCGGTGGTTCTTGGATTTATGTCACTAGCGATTGAACCTTTAGGTCGTGCCCTCGGAAACGTTAAGTATCTTTGGGGGATTGTAAATCTTATTCTCGCATTATGCATGGGAATGATTGTGGTCGTGACAAAGAAGGCCAAAGATTGGCGTCAATTTGCTACATTGCACGGTATCGATATTTCAAAGACGGTGCCTCCAAAGGAGATTAGGTTTGGTGCAATGGCTATCTTCATGACTCTTGGAATCCCTCTTGCGGTAAGCTTACCCTCATATTGGGtcttatttgaaataatgaacAAACTAATAGTTTTGCAtgcttatttattaaatatatttgtttacagGTGACTTTCAGCATACCATTTGCCATGTCCAACATTTTATCCGGACCAGGAATTGGAAAtggtatgaaaaaaatatttaataatttgttaacagtttgtatatttaattttaaattaaattttacaggTCTATCTTTGGGAGTGGTGAACCTAGCAGTTACCCTTCCCcaggtaaataaaaaaaaaataaaacatgtttttttttttcttaaatgttATTGTTTTTCTAACCATGGTGTAACTATATATTGTGATTAGATGTTTGTGTCATTCACAAGTGGACCATTGGATAACATGTTCGGCGGAGGAAACTTGCCGGCGTTTGTGTTAGGTGGCATTGCTGCCGTGATTAGTAGcattttggctttaattttgctCCCTTCTCAAAAAAACAAGATCCCAACCATAACCGGTGGTGGGTTTCATTGAGGCAGAACAACTCCTTTTTCATAAATTCAGTAATAGTTGAATTGTAATTTTTCCTAATGTGTTTTATGAACTTGTGCGTGGAGAGCTAATTCcctcttatttaaataaattgcaaatgataatatatatattatatataattattcgaTGTTTGCTTTTATTTAATTCGGTAtgcatttaataaatattatatagtttttaaaatattattgtaatttgtttttgtttgactGTGAATTGAAAggtgattttgattttgaatttttttagagAAGTCTTTTAATAAGTGGATTAATAGATTAGAAgtacttaaatattaaattaattaggattgaAACAAGATTAAATAACTTATGTTATTGTATTACCCTTAGAGATGTAAATTTCAAATTCAGACACAACTAGATAAGATTGTATTACCCTTAGAGATATTTGGtcattaaatttgtaagatagtTAAATTTGACAATTCACTTTCAAacgtaaaataaaatttttattttaaatttaaagttatttatatattattattattattatatatgtaactaagtataaaattaattaaaaaaataatataaaacaattatattaagAGTAAgtaatacttataaaattaattatattagtttatttatttgaataaataataatttatttttaatttataaatataaattaattttatttatgtaaaaaatttaaaatcctaaatcaaaataatgtataaactcataaaattaagattgtaaataaataattaaaaattttaattggtttaagaGTTGATATAAATATGAccagttaatttttttaaaatcataaacttGTACAATcttaattaagagttaattcAAGACTTTAATTGTTTAGAATTGTATGAATCGAGTAGTTTCTTTTAATGTTGGTTTgttactttcttatttattattttttaacaattgaTTTATTGAATATACAAATTTCTCTAAGTTTGGGTATTGGTTGTATGCATTGTCTTCacaatattgttattttttataatgtttaagcAAAATAAAGGAGTTGAGTGAGTTATCTGAAATATCTATTATTGGCTACCTAATCCTTGTTTTAGCAGTTGTTAGGTGGTTGCTTAGAAAAccatatatgttattttaattcaCATATTCACCACATATCCATCACATATAAACATGAGTATTAGTGTTTGCATTGATAAAGATGTGAATTACGACTTATTACTatacaaacaataaataaaatataagaggccggaaaagttaaaataaaaagcaTAAAAGAAATTGTTTATTCTACAATACCTCAAATAATGAAGATTATACACTACATGTAAATGCACACTAAAACACTACCCAAAAAAATTTACTCATCCAAAGTTATTTATGAATGAAGGTTAATCCTTAGAATTGGGGCATTAtctgagttttatttttattttaattatatatatatatatttatgtttttttaaattctctcCAATTAAGAAAAATACATTTCTTTTACTCCACATTTGATATCTTCTCCATTTTGTAGCATATCTATTCTCTTAAAACCGACTTGTTACATTTCATTTATGGGTGGGTAGTAACTACATTAATTCTTAATTACTTCATTCCAAAATTATCTTCAGAATGAGGATTAAAACTATTCATGTCAATTTGTAGTGGCACTATCTTCATAAttgatttgtatttaataaatatatatggttGATTTTTCCTCAGTGTTTTTATGAATTTGTGTGTGTAgagagttaattaataaattgtaaaagataa
It encodes the following:
- the LOC124924964 gene encoding sucrose transport protein SUC8-like, with protein sequence MELTSENVSEKDHQLPPVENTSNLFSIIIVSSIAAGLQFGWALQLSLLTPYVQLLGIPHQWSAYIWLCGPISGLIVQPLVGYYSDRCTSRFGRRRPFIVGGAFFVAIAVFLIGFAADIGYLAGDILEPGKPRPRAITVFVVGFWILDVSNNTLQGPCRAFLGDLSGGDPSKTRSSMTCFSFFMGVGNVLGYAAGSYDKIHKLFPFSQTHACDLYCANLKSCFFLTIILLASVTIIALILVPDKQWTPPENADESAEKDGGCSVPFFGELIDALKILPRPMWFLLVVTFVNWMAWFPFILYDTDWVGKEIYGGKVGDYVYDKGVHAGAMGLLLNSVVLGFMSLAIEPLGRALGNVKYLWGIVNLILALCMGMIVVVTKKAKDWRQFATLHGIDISKTVPPKEIRFGAMAIFMTLGIPLAVTFSIPFAMSNILSGPGIGNGLSLGVVNLAVTLPQMFVSFTSGPLDNMFGGGNLPAFVLGGIAAVISSILALILLPSQKNKIPTITGGGFH